Proteins found in one Planococcus citri chromosome 2, ihPlaCitr1.1, whole genome shotgun sequence genomic segment:
- the Src64B gene encoding tyrosine-protein kinase Src64B: MGMCCSQHNQEASRQLVYHHTYKNRECGSLEMPPASMITNGFVGADPRYIPDFNRMTGTNVRRHGADIIRTPTTSFGNNMTKSRIVVAVYNYQSREASDVSFVKGDRMEIIDDSENDWWRVRHLKTGEEGLIPWNFVAEETSVESEDWFFGKISRKEAEKLLMSGDNSRGTFLIRDSEHNPHGYSLSVKDWEESRGYHVKHYKIKPLDKGGYYIATSHTFPTLQSLVTAYSKNALGLCHVLAKPCSKPKPQIWDLSPQLRDQWEIDRGEIQLLRKLGQGNFGEVWYGKWRNNIEVAVKMLRQGTMSTQAFLQEAAIMKKFRHDRLVALYAVCSKEEPVYIVQEYMNKGSLLEFLRNDEGKTLQFGDLIYIAAQVASGMAYLELKQLIHRDLAARNVLIGDNNVAKICDFGLARVIEDDEYCHRGIYNKQGSRFPVKWTAPEAIIYGHFSIKSDVWSYGIFLMELFTYGQVPYPGMHGREVVENIERGYRMPKPTSQYLPDSIYRLMLECWNKDPDKRPTFEFLNHYLEDFTITSELPYREIND, translated from the exons TGTACCATCACACGTACAAGAATCGAGAATGCGGCTCGCTGGAAATGCCACCAGCCAGTATGATTACCAATGGATTCGTCGGCGCTGATCCTCGCTACATTCCCGATTTCAATCGTATGACTGGCACCAATGTCAGGAGACATGGGGCTGATATTATTCGAACACCTACGACCTCTT ttggaaATAACATGACCAAGAGTAGAATCGTCGTAGCTGTGTATAATTATCAATCGAGAGAAGCTTCCGATGTATCATTTGTGAAAGGCGATCGTATGGAGATCATAGATGATAG cGAAAACGATTGGTGGCGCGTTAGGCATCTGAAAACAGGAGAAGAAGGCCTCATCCCCTGGAATTTCGTAGCCGAAGAGACTTCAGTTGAAAGCGAAGA CTGGTTCTTCGGTAAAATCTCGCGTAAAGAGGCCGAAAAACTACTCATGAGCGGAGACAACTCCAGAGGAACGTTTCTAATCCGTGATTCCGAGCATAACCCGCATGGATATTCGCTGAGCGTGAAAGATTGGGAAGAATCGCGAGGATATCACGTTAAACATTATAAAATTAAGCCACTCGATAAAGGAGGCTACTATATTGCTACTAGTCATACGTTTCCAACGCTTCAGTCTTTGGTTACCGCCTATTCCA AAAACGCTTTAGGTTTATGTCACGTATTGGCCAAGCCATGCTCTAAACCAAAACCACAAATCTGGGACCTCAGTCCGCAGTTAAGGGATCAGTGGGAGATCGATAGAGGCGAAATACAACTGCTCAGAAAATTAGGACAGGGAAATTTCGGTGAAGTGTGGTACG GCAAATGGCGCAATAATATCGAAGTTGCTGTTAAAATGCTTCGACAAGGTACCATGTCCACTCAGGCATTCCTGCAAGAAGCAGCCATCATGAAGAAATTCAGGCACGATAGATTAGTAGCGTTGTACGCGGTGTGTTCTAAAGAAGAGCCTGTTTATATTGTGCAAGAGTATATGAATAAAGGCAGCTTATTAGAATTTCTACGTAATGACGAAGGCAAAACGTTACAATTCGGTGATCTTATCTATATCGCTGCTCAa GTTGCCAGTGGAATGGCGTATTTAGAATTGAAGCAGCTCATTCATAGAGATTTAGCTGCCAGGAATGTGCTGATTGGTGATAATAACGTGGCAAAGATATGCGATTTTGGCTTAGCCAGAGTTATAGAAGATGACGAGTATTGCCATCGTGGTATTTATAATAAACAAG GTTCCAGATTCCCAGTGAAATGGACCGCTCCGGAGGCCATCATTTACGGACATTTCTCGATCAAATCGGATGTCTGGTCTTATGGTATATTCTTAATGGAGCTGTTCACCTATGGTCAAGTTCCTTATCCTG gaATGCATGGACGAGAAGTAGTGGAAAACATCGAACGAGGCTACCGAATGCCCAAACCTACCTCGCAATACTTACCCGACTCCATATATCGCCTAATGCTCGAATGCTGGAATAAAGATCCGGATAAAAGACCAACGTTCGAGTTCTTAAATCATTACTTAGAAGATTTCACGATCACTTCTGAGCTACCATATCGCGAAATCAACGATTAA